In the Triticum aestivum cultivar Chinese Spring chromosome 2B, IWGSC CS RefSeq v2.1, whole genome shotgun sequence genome, CCAAGCCGCAGTTGCCCAATATATGAAAAGGAAAGGGAAGGAAAATCCCCGGTTTCACATTCTTTGTCGAAAAAGAAACGAAAATGTCCATCTTGTGCGGTTTGTGTAGTATTTCGATTGTTTCTGGGCAATTAATCAATCAGCTGCTGTGTTGGGTAGCTATTTCATCTGTCAGGCAATGTTCAGTTCTAAGGGCATGCATGTTTCGTTCATAACTAACTTAACCTTCCAGTATGTATACACTCGTCATGCAAGACAATGATCCTCGTATATTTACAAATGCACATGGAAATTTTAAAGATCATGCTGTGAAACCAGGGAGGTGAATATATCCAAAACGTAAACAGATTGGATCAACCTTTATAACTTGAGGGGCTACTTTCAATCTCGACCACTTTATATCTGCCTAAAATCACAAAATGTGATCCTTCATCATTTTCTAATAAAACTGTAATTGCATAGTCTGTCAAGCTAATCATGATCCAGCGGTCTAGTTGTCAGCCTTCGCCCCCTCCTCAGCCAAATCATGGCCGTTCACATCCACAATGTTCCTTGTCATGGCAGCATCGATGGTCTCTGCTGTATCACCACTAGTGCTTTCATCGTATGTGGGTACAGGTAACTCCGAGCTTGTTGATGACGACAATGGCATGTATCCCTTACACCGAGCCACCACGCCGTCGGTCATTTGGAGCAAAGACTGGGTTGCAAGACCCAAAAGGCTTATCCTCTTCATTGCCGGGTGGTCACCTTCGACACCGCTATCATCTGTTGGATTCCCTAGATCATGGTCCTAAAATAAGATAAAACACATTGCCACATCAATTGAGATGAATCCATCCAGATAATAATTCTGTATAAAATATAAGAGGTCCTAATTCACTATAAAATATGTGTGCATCAGATTATTTTTCTTTGGTGCTGACCGGTCGGGACAATCCGAAGTAACTAGGCCCTGGTTTAAGTTGATTTTTGTTAGTTTGTAGAAGTGGACTGTTAGAAGAATAGATATATACCGTGTTAGCCGTAGCCAGTTCTTCAGGTGCATCAACAATGTTGTCGACCACTACCCAGTTGTCCATTTCATCCAACAGATCTGAATAATGCACCTCCTCGACGACAACAATCTCATGGGGCAATACCTGCAGCACACACCAAATCAGATCGAAAACGCTAATGAGTTGAGTAGAGTCCAACAAGAAGTGACTAGTAGAGTAGTAACAGAAAGTGTTCACGTACCATTGACATGCTACCATCGCCCCACTTGACTTGGACGTGCCCATCATTGAGTAGGTCAACAACATGCCCCACCCATGAAAGATCGGCTGCAACAACACTCTTTTTCTTGTTGCCCTGTAGCAACGGTGCGATTTCACCGCTGGTTGATCCTGACGGCAGGAGGCGAATGACAATATCACCATAGTCAACAGGTAGGTAAGAAGAGTCTTTTTTCAGGGCATACACAGTCACGGTATCCTCACACTCGACCTCCCTAGCCTCATTGAACCATGACACGCAAGCCGTCCGGTCTTCATAGTGCAGGCTCCTGATGACGCCCACGGGCCTTTTGAATTCAGTTCCATCAGCAAAAACGTAATTGTTCACACTAGCGTCAATAGGAAGAACACCAACGACGTGATCCCCTGGGAACAAGTCTTCATCCACTACCTGAAAGGGGATGACAGTTGTTGAACTTATGCCATGTTGTCGTGTGCCGTCCTGCCACAGCACGTCGACAGAGGTACGGGTGTTGGCGACGACCATAGGAATCTCCACCTTCGCCTGAGCAGTTGGTGTTTCACATTCATCATGGGCCGCATTGTCCTTGCGGAAAAAGCAGCGGTCAGCTACCCCCCAACGACAATTGGACGTGGCACAGAAGAAAGTAAGATCATCCGGGTTCTGGTAGGCGGAAGGGGCGGATGCCTTGACGAGCCCCTTGTCTGTGCCATGATGCATAGATGCAATCCAGTAGACAAGGACGCCGGACATCTCCACCTTGCTGACAGTGCCTATCTGATGGTCAGGATTCCAGGAGCCGTTAAGCCAGCGTGCCGCCTTGAAGACGGAGCACGGGTCTGGTGCGGTGACGTGCTCCCCGGGGTTGAAGAGAGTGTTCATTTGATGGCGATACATGGTGTTGCTGCCGGCGCCGGTGTCGTCCACTAGTTGTAGCTTCTTGGAGTCTGCGTTGCTGACCCTACAGACCGCCCCGTCATTGAATAGCACATGCACA is a window encoding:
- the LOC123042742 gene encoding probable ubiquitin-conjugating enzyme E2 23 — encoded protein: MAAAASHDVDLGDLVSFGRTLLHHGLVIADADHDSADVDTFKLLLADNTVVYKNAGDLRVVDRSHLRPGEVVGSVSDDDGQLGIVTGITTVLDLAKHDAVTHVITGVSPSTLRRVRSFNLCDFVVSGPWLGQVVEVSIDVHVLFNDGAVCRVSNADSKKLQLVDDTGAGSNTMYRHQMNTLFNPGEHVTAPDPCSVFKAARWLNGSWNPDHQIGTVSKVEMSGVLVYWIASMHHGTDKGLVKASAPSAYQNPDDLTFFCATSNCRWGVADRCFFRKDNAAHDECETPTAQAKVEIPMVVANTRTSVDVLWQDGTRQHGISSTTVIPFQVVDEDLFPGDHVVGVLPIDASVNNYVFADGTEFKRPVGVIRSLHYEDRTACVSWFNEAREVECEDTVTVYALKKDSSYLPVDYGDIVIRLLPSGSTSGEIAPLLQGNKKKSVVAADLSWVGHVVDLLNDGHVQVKWGDGSMSMVLPHEIVVVEEVHYSDLLDEMDNWVVVDNIVDAPEELATANTDHDLGNPTDDSGVEGDHPAMKRISLLGLATQSLLQMTDGVVARCKGYMPLSSSTSSELPVPTYDESTSGDTAETIDAAMTRNIVDVNGHDLAEEGAKADN